The Trueperaceae bacterium genome segment AGCGAGAAGGGCTGGAGGCCGGGGTGCACCGGACCGGGGTTCTGCGTATCGCCGCCGACGGCCGCCAGGTGCGTTCCTGGAGCAAACTTCCCGGGATGCGCCGGGTGACTCGGGTTCCGTCGCCCTACCGGGCTCCTCACGGGGCCTTCCTGGTCGAGGAAGGTGGCTGGGTGGAGCCCGCGAGGCTGGTCGCAGCGCTGGTGGCGTCGGCCCGCGAGAAAGGGGCCCGGTTCATCGAGAACGTGCGTGTCTTGCGGGTCGAGAGCGTCGGAGGGGAGTGGCAGGCACACTCCGCAGGGGGGGCACGCTTCTCGGCCGGCGCGTTGGTCCTCTGCCTGGGAGCCGGGCGGGTTGCCGGGGTCCAACTCCCGCACGTGGAGTTCATCGCCGGCGACCAAGTGACCCTCGTGAGCGAAACGGATCTCCCCTACCCAATCGCCGGCTCCGTCTACCTGACAGCCCAGCGGGGACGGGTGTTCGTGGGTGGGAACCACCGCTCACCGGGCACCGACGACCCGCAGGCGCCACAACTGCTCCGCTCCGCGGCCGCGCGGATGGTACCAGCCCTTGCCGAGTCCGCGGTCGAACGGGTGTGGACGGGGGTTCGAGCGAAGCGGAGCGACAACGTACCGGTGATGGAGGAGTTGCGGCCCGGGCTCTGGTACTTGGGAGCCTTCGGCGGGAGGGGCTTCCTCACCGCGCCCCTCCTCGCCGAGCGACTAGCCGAACGGCTCAAGGGAGGGGGAGCCTAGGAGGCGTTGGGCGTGGCGGAGGGCTCATGGGGCCCGAACCCGCGACAGCTGAGAACCGGTTGTGGTGGGTACTTGGGCAGGTCGGGATGGAGGCACAGCAGGAAAACGCTGCCGCGGGCCGACCTCACCAGGCGGGCGTTGCGGCAGTCGCTGCAGATCCCGCCGTAGGCGGCGCGCTCGAGGTCGTGCCGATCCTGCCCCTCGGTCAGTCCTGGGCCCTCAGGTGGAAGAGTTCGTCTGCCAGGCTCTCCAGCATCTGACGCGTGAAGACCCGCTTCCCCTCGGCCAGTGAAGCTCCGTCTTCGGCGAGCTTCAGTTTGCGGTGAACATGCGAGCCGAAAGGGTGGATCTCCACCTCCTTGAAGACCGCGTGGCGAGGGCTGGCATGCGCCATGAGCACCGGTTCGCCGTCGGGTTCCGAGAGGCTGG includes the following:
- a CDS encoding FAD-dependent oxidoreductase, with product MAKGAAAAAAVVRRSAGDTAAEAAHRHEHRERLPVLIVGGGIAGCSLAYALAKRGIEALLLDQGALGSQGASAVAAALLNPYRGRSGKPGPFDLEGLEAVRRISDDLQREGLEAGVHRTGVLRIAADGRQVRSWSKLPGMRRVTRVPSPYRAPHGAFLVEEGGWVEPARLVAALVASAREKGARFIENVRVLRVESVGGEWQAHSAGGARFSAGALVLCLGAGRVAGVQLPHVEFIAGDQVTLVSETDLPYPIAGSVYLTAQRGRVFVGGNHRSPGTDDPQAPQLLRSAAARMVPALAESAVERVWTGVRAKRSDNVPVMEELRPGLWYLGAFGGRGFLTAPLLAERLAERLKGGGA
- a CDS encoding NADH-quinone oxidoreductase subunit 15, whose product is MSDAVTGSVTDRAPSSRDLAFYRAWTQLLEWMREYASSREGVMFEKEADFTDYIYRMERPYDLPTTIMSASLSEPDGEPVLMAHASPRHAVFKEVEIHPFGSHVHRKLKLAEDGASLAEGKRVFTRQMLESLADELFHLRAQD